Proteins from a single region of Lysinibacillus sp. JNUCC-52:
- a CDS encoding putative quinol monooxygenase gives MIIIHAHLQVKPEQEQAFLEEAKILLSATRAEEGNISYDLMKSTEHDCHYTMVEIWKDVEATAIHNTSEHFTAFTQKALTFMAAPMDLRVFSGEPLKA, from the coding sequence ATGATTATTATTCACGCACACTTACAAGTAAAACCAGAGCAAGAGCAAGCATTCTTGGAAGAAGCAAAGATCCTTCTTTCAGCAACAAGAGCTGAAGAGGGTAACATTAGCTACGATTTGATGAAGTCTACTGAACATGATTGCCATTATACAATGGTTGAAATTTGGAAAGACGTAGAAGCTACTGCAATCCATAATACGAGTGAGCATTTTACTGCTTTTACTCAAAAAGCACTAACTTTTATGGCTGCACCAATGGATCTTAGAGTATTTAGTGGAGAACCTCTAAAAGCATAA
- a CDS encoding FecCD family ABC transporter permease encodes MTKKIISFALVILLLLISMIYSATTGSIKMGFFEFIGALFEEGNSQMEAIRDLRFPRILVALFAGAALSVSGVLLQSVMRNPLADAGVIGISSGAAFVQLFIISFFPALFFMTPILAFIGGAFACALVFALSWKSELSPLKLILVGIAINAMFTGLTEAFLSLGGSLNTSASSVVGSNLTMRTWKDVTTIATYGTIGLVAAFALYSWCNLLVLQDKTAKSLGFNVARARLIIAAVAVLLAAVSVVVAGVISFVGLLVPHIARRLVGHDHRYLIPFTALAGALLILVADTIGRTIVAPIEIPASTIMAIIGGPFLIFLLRKE; translated from the coding sequence ATGACGAAAAAAATAATAAGTTTTGCATTGGTAATATTATTGTTACTAATTTCGATGATTTACTCAGCCACGACAGGTAGTATTAAAATGGGCTTTTTTGAATTTATAGGTGCATTGTTTGAAGAAGGAAATAGTCAGATGGAGGCAATACGTGATTTGCGTTTTCCACGTATTCTAGTCGCTTTATTTGCAGGTGCTGCGCTTTCTGTTTCAGGTGTATTATTGCAATCAGTTATGCGTAATCCGCTAGCAGACGCTGGCGTCATAGGTATTTCATCAGGAGCAGCATTTGTACAATTATTTATTATTTCATTTTTTCCAGCTCTCTTTTTTATGACACCGATATTAGCGTTTATCGGTGGAGCATTTGCTTGTGCGCTAGTGTTTGCCTTGTCATGGAAATCGGAATTGAGTCCTTTAAAATTAATATTAGTAGGGATTGCGATTAATGCGATGTTTACTGGTCTAACAGAAGCATTTTTAAGTCTAGGTGGCTCATTGAATACATCTGCTTCTAGTGTCGTCGGATCAAATTTAACAATGCGGACATGGAAAGATGTGACGACTATTGCAACATACGGAACGATAGGCTTAGTCGCAGCATTTGCGTTATATAGCTGGTGTAATCTTCTCGTTCTACAAGATAAAACGGCAAAAAGTCTCGGCTTTAACGTAGCACGCGCGCGTTTAATTATTGCCGCAGTTGCTGTATTATTAGCAGCCGTGTCAGTAGTCGTCGCAGGTGTTATTTCCTTTGTCGGCTTATTAGTTCCACACATTGCCCGACGTTTAGTTGGACATGATCATCGATACCTAATACCGTTTACGGCGTTAGCAGGTGCCTTATTAATTTTAGTGGCAGATACAATTGGTCGAACAATCGTTGCACCAATTGAAATCCCTGCATCAACTATTATGGCAATTATCGGTGGCCCGTTCTTAATATTCCTTTTACGAAAAGAGTGA
- a CDS encoding NEAT domain-containing protein, which produces MKTYNKKVIFLLSFISAIILVFIPQLPLHAQAEVGSSLKNGSYQVELSFSSIDGVEPNRFFNEEATINIVNGQYTLSMAINHSYSLQEIHIEQSEKESSSILKWTENLVQFDVKDLEEPIIIKGLLASESVEESFQFAQRLRIILKAPIEDNEQDNTIEETTPKKQWSIDYILYADGKKEQSIMNTYVNPVAKVIEKDGKYYAQMTILKSAWVTGLTVDQRGTQVEPTLVSIVGNERIVEFEVVDLTRPLRMWVQVDIPEIAYHHQYFVDLQFDAQQVANILEKPIEAEPPKQDDSVKPPDATSDKIEKPLEEKTEEPITNANLQSLPTVQPPFTALPEEQLAFDRTLDASAEDKVEEPTVTEEEKQPKIEQAENKTNVDQQLAQLDKVKLLLLVVICLLSGWLLIRRLRNSKNT; this is translated from the coding sequence ATGAAAACATACAATAAAAAAGTTATCTTTTTATTGTCTTTTATCAGTGCAATAATCTTGGTGTTTATCCCTCAATTGCCGTTACATGCACAAGCCGAAGTAGGTAGTTCGTTAAAAAATGGGAGCTATCAAGTTGAACTAAGTTTTTCATCCATTGATGGGGTGGAACCAAATCGATTTTTCAATGAAGAGGCAACAATTAACATAGTGAATGGCCAATATACTTTGTCTATGGCGATAAATCATTCATATAGTTTACAAGAGATACATATTGAACAATCGGAAAAAGAGTCTTCTTCAATTTTAAAATGGACTGAAAATTTAGTTCAGTTTGATGTAAAAGATTTAGAAGAACCTATTATTATAAAGGGTCTTTTAGCTTCAGAATCTGTAGAGGAAAGTTTTCAATTTGCTCAGCGACTTCGTATCATATTAAAAGCACCAATCGAAGACAATGAACAAGACAATACAATAGAAGAAACTACACCTAAAAAACAATGGTCCATTGATTATATTTTGTACGCTGATGGAAAAAAAGAGCAATCCATTATGAATACGTATGTCAATCCAGTGGCAAAGGTGATAGAAAAAGACGGCAAATATTATGCCCAGATGACCATTTTAAAATCAGCTTGGGTAACGGGGTTAACAGTTGATCAACGAGGGACACAGGTGGAACCAACACTTGTATCGATTGTGGGAAATGAGAGAATTGTCGAATTTGAAGTAGTTGATTTAACAAGACCATTGCGTATGTGGGTACAAGTAGATATTCCAGAAATTGCATATCATCATCAATATTTTGTTGATTTACAATTTGATGCGCAACAAGTGGCGAATATTTTAGAAAAACCAATCGAAGCGGAGCCTCCTAAGCAAGATGATAGTGTGAAGCCTCCTGACGCCACAAGTGACAAAATAGAGAAGCCATTAGAGGAAAAAACAGAGGAACCTATAACAAATGCTAATTTGCAGTCATTGCCAACAGTTCAGCCTCCTTTCACAGCATTACCAGAAGAACAGTTAGCTTTTGACCGTACACTTGATGCAAGTGCTGAGGACAAGGTAGAAGAACCTACTGTAACTGAAGAGGAAAAGCAACCGAAAATTGAGCAGGCTGAAAATAAAACGAATGTAGATCAACAACTTGCCCAGTTAGATAAAGTGAAATTACTATTGTTAGTGGTCATTTGTTTACTATCGGGCTGGTTACTCATTCGTCGCTTAAGAAATTCCAAAAATACTTGA
- a CDS encoding ABC transporter substrate-binding protein: MNKKVGIFLLALILLLTLAACGTDEKEAVSQTEGNKKVVKIGYLPITHAAPLYMQTDREYEGYAIELVKFGSWPELMDALNTGKIDGASVLIQLAMKAKEQGIDLKAVALGHRDGNVLVVAPTIENVEDLKGQSFAIPNKYSTHNILLYRMLQNAGLNYEDVNVVELPPAEMPAALAEGRIAGYVVAEPFGAISVALEKGKVLFQSEEIWQDSIDCGLVLRHDFIEKNKNIAKQFVKDYAAAGELMNAEGDHANDVVAKYIKVDKDVLDLSLNWISYHNLKIEVDAYTILRDSLIEMGLSENPPSYEEFVDTTLLEE, translated from the coding sequence ATGAACAAGAAGGTAGGCATTTTTTTACTAGCGTTAATACTATTGCTGACACTTGCGGCATGTGGAACGGATGAAAAAGAGGCAGTATCCCAAACAGAAGGCAATAAAAAGGTAGTGAAAATTGGGTATTTACCAATTACGCATGCTGCACCACTTTACATGCAAACAGATAGAGAATACGAAGGTTATGCCATTGAGCTTGTGAAATTTGGTTCATGGCCCGAACTAATGGATGCTTTAAATACAGGAAAAATTGATGGTGCATCAGTGCTTATTCAATTAGCGATGAAGGCAAAAGAACAAGGAATTGACTTAAAGGCAGTAGCTTTAGGACATCGAGATGGCAATGTTTTAGTGGTAGCCCCTACGATAGAAAATGTGGAGGATTTGAAAGGGCAAAGCTTTGCGATTCCAAATAAATATTCTACACACAATATTTTGTTATATCGGATGTTACAAAATGCGGGCTTAAATTATGAAGACGTAAATGTTGTAGAGCTACCACCAGCAGAAATGCCAGCTGCCCTTGCAGAAGGTCGCATTGCAGGATATGTAGTAGCAGAACCATTTGGTGCTATTTCTGTGGCGCTTGAAAAGGGTAAAGTGTTATTCCAATCAGAGGAAATTTGGCAGGATTCAATTGACTGTGGACTAGTCCTTCGTCATGACTTTATCGAAAAAAATAAAAATATTGCAAAACAATTCGTTAAAGATTATGCCGCTGCTGGTGAGCTCATGAATGCAGAGGGAGACCATGCAAATGATGTTGTTGCTAAATATATTAAAGTCGATAAGGATGTTTTAGATTTATCGTTGAATTGGATTTCGTATCATAACTTAAAAATTGAAGTGGATGCGTATACCATTTTAAGAGATTCATTAATAGAGATGGGCTTGTCAGAGAACCCACCATCATATGAGGAATTTGTTGATACGACATTATTGGAAGAATAG
- a CDS encoding YceI family protein, with protein MAKWNIDLGHSAINFQVKHMMVSKVKGVFDSYSADIEAADLADLTTANISITIDAASINTRSEDRDNHLKAADFFDTEKYPNITFKSTSITKKSGDEYALTGDLTIKDVTKPVTFNTEFNGKGTNPWGQEVYGFEAETTINREDFGLTWNAALETGGVLVGKDIKISVELEVNPA; from the coding sequence ATGGCAAAATGGAATATCGATTTAGGACACTCAGCAATTAACTTTCAAGTAAAACACATGATGGTATCAAAAGTAAAAGGTGTATTCGATTCTTATTCAGCTGATATTGAAGCAGCAGATCTTGCAGATTTAACAACAGCAAACATTAGCATTACAATTGATGCAGCAAGCATTAACACTCGTAGCGAAGATCGCGATAATCACTTAAAAGCAGCTGATTTCTTTGATACAGAAAAATACCCAAATATTACGTTTAAATCAACAAGCATTACAAAAAAATCAGGTGATGAGTATGCCTTAACTGGTGATTTAACAATTAAGGATGTTACAAAACCAGTTACTTTCAATACTGAATTCAATGGTAAAGGTACAAACCCATGGGGTCAGGAAGTATATGGCTTCGAGGCAGAAACTACAATTAACCGTGAAGACTTCGGTTTAACTTGGAATGCTGCTTTAGAAACTGGTGGAGTACTTGTAGGGAAAGATATTAAAATTTCAGTTGAACTAGAAGTAAACCCTGCGTAA
- a CDS encoding RloB family protein, producing the protein MSVHQHGNRTIRKTILIYCEGETERIYFEQLRILKRSKTVSVKIKNVKRSAIKLAQHAFRDSSYQYFDEVWIVFDKDDLTDKQLDEVNMFCEEKNIHIAYSNEAFELWLLLHFEEVDVSEKYPRAVLNNKMEEHLGVTRYFRHKADESIIAPIALLHEVAIKNCAEMMSLRTTENRDNPYCNIHDMIQYIF; encoded by the coding sequence GTGAGCGTACATCAACATGGTAATCGGACAATACGTAAAACAATATTAATTTATTGTGAGGGAGAAACGGAGCGCATTTACTTTGAGCAATTGCGTATTTTAAAGCGCTCGAAAACAGTGAGCGTGAAAATAAAAAACGTTAAGCGCTCTGCGATCAAGCTAGCACAACACGCCTTCCGTGATTCCAGCTACCAATATTTTGATGAAGTATGGATTGTTTTTGATAAGGATGATTTAACAGATAAACAGCTAGACGAAGTAAATATGTTCTGTGAGGAAAAAAATATTCACATCGCTTATTCAAATGAGGCATTTGAATTGTGGCTATTACTACATTTTGAAGAAGTAGATGTATCTGAAAAATATCCACGTGCTGTTTTAAACAACAAGATGGAGGAGCATTTAGGGGTAACACGCTATTTTCGTCACAAGGCAGACGAGTCTATTATTGCTCCGATTGCACTACTACATGAGGTAGCCATTAAAAATTGTGCGGAAATGATGTCCCTACGAACGACAGAAAATCGTGATAATCCTTATTGCAATATACATGACATGATTCAATACATATTCTAA
- the isdE gene encoding heme ABC transporter substrate-binding protein IsdE, with protein MSKKQKNWLALIALMTVFLIAGCSGGGEQAKNEASTKKAEESVANTPSENRIIAGTVVIADILDKLELDAIAVPETEKVLAKRFEGLPTIGNAMEPDMEIVKSLTPTDVLSVSTLQYDLQDKFEQLKIPVNFLNFQSVDAMMAEIKTLGERYDRSAQAEELVVGLQKNIDAIQTVAANKEGPRVLILLGIPGSYLVATENSYAGDLVKRAGGINVMEGQEAEYLSSNTEYLHNSNPDIILRLSHGMPDEVVKMFDEEFKTNDIWKHFDAVKNGKVYDLEEELFGTTASLQVPQALGQLMEIFYR; from the coding sequence ATGTCTAAAAAACAAAAAAACTGGCTGGCATTGATAGCGCTTATGACAGTATTTTTAATTGCTGGTTGTAGCGGTGGGGGCGAGCAAGCAAAGAATGAAGCATCTACTAAAAAAGCTGAAGAATCAGTAGCAAATACACCAAGTGAAAATCGTATTATTGCAGGTACAGTTGTTATAGCTGATATTTTAGATAAGCTAGAGCTTGATGCTATTGCAGTACCAGAAACAGAAAAAGTATTAGCAAAACGCTTTGAAGGTTTACCTACAATAGGTAATGCAATGGAGCCAGATATGGAAATTGTAAAATCATTAACTCCTACCGATGTATTATCAGTGTCCACATTACAATATGATTTACAAGATAAATTTGAACAGCTAAAAATACCTGTAAATTTTTTGAATTTCCAAAGTGTTGATGCGATGATGGCTGAAATAAAAACATTAGGTGAGCGGTATGATCGGTCAGCTCAAGCAGAAGAATTAGTGGTGGGACTACAAAAGAACATTGATGCTATACAAACTGTCGCTGCCAATAAAGAAGGACCTCGTGTTTTAATATTACTTGGTATTCCAGGAAGTTACTTAGTAGCAACTGAAAATTCTTATGCTGGCGACCTTGTCAAACGTGCGGGGGGAATTAATGTAATGGAGGGGCAAGAAGCAGAGTATTTATCATCAAATACGGAGTACTTGCATAATAGCAACCCTGATATTATTTTACGTCTATCGCACGGCATGCCTGATGAAGTTGTTAAAATGTTTGATGAAGAATTTAAAACAAACGATATTTGGAAGCATTTTGACGCAGTGAAAAATGGTAAAGTATATGATTTGGAAGAAGAATTATTTGGAACGACAGCTTCCTTACAGGTGCCACAGGCTTTAGGACAGTTAATGGAAATTTTTTATCGCTAA
- a CDS encoding ABC transporter ATP-binding protein, with translation MTAPLISIQQVSKTFAEQTVLHEISLDIQKGEVIAILGRSGCGKSTLLNLVGGFEQPTSGQVLLENQVVTRASKRCIMLMQNYGLLPWRSVQKNVELALEGETLTKSERQQRAQYYLKLVGLENRLSALPSELSGGMQQRVAIARALAIRPEVILMDEPFAALDTFTRYYLQDELLAIQKKEQTTILLVTHDIDEAIYLADRIFIMSPNPGRVHRELHIRSTKPRDRSDSEFQHFREIIFNEFQFTHPQDTIEYNI, from the coding sequence ATGACAGCACCGTTAATTTCTATACAACAAGTTAGTAAAACATTTGCTGAGCAGACAGTACTTCATGAAATTTCGTTGGATATTCAAAAGGGAGAGGTTATTGCCATATTAGGAAGGAGTGGTTGTGGCAAAAGTACATTGTTAAATTTAGTTGGGGGTTTTGAGCAGCCAACTAGTGGACAAGTATTGTTAGAAAACCAAGTTGTTACTAGAGCAAGTAAACGTTGTATTATGCTCATGCAAAATTATGGATTACTTCCTTGGCGTTCTGTGCAAAAAAATGTAGAGCTCGCATTAGAGGGAGAGACTTTAACGAAGAGTGAACGACAGCAACGTGCGCAATATTATTTGAAGCTTGTTGGCTTAGAAAATCGATTAAGCGCATTACCTAGTGAATTATCGGGCGGTATGCAACAGCGTGTTGCCATTGCACGCGCATTAGCGATTCGTCCAGAGGTAATTTTAATGGACGAACCATTTGCAGCACTTGATACCTTTACACGTTATTACTTACAGGACGAGCTACTTGCTATTCAAAAAAAGGAGCAAACAACTATTTTATTGGTGACACATGATATAGACGAGGCTATTTATTTAGCTGACCGCATTTTTATTATGAGTCCAAATCCCGGACGCGTCCATCGTGAATTACATATTCGTAGTACGAAACCACGCGATCGTTCAGATTCGGAATTCCAGCATTTTCGTGAGATTATTTTCAATGAATTTCAGTTTACGCATCCGCAAGATACGATTGAATACAACATTTAA
- a CDS encoding MarR family winged helix-turn-helix transcriptional regulator: MQCSLSNHEQILQLLKELNNQISPKFERCTGISASRYELLHQLYKTEEINQSTLQKAVNIDSGAITRHLKQLEASGMVTRRRNPTDNRVIFVRLTDEGRKQIVGYKKEKVRFVNQMLHDFNQEELESLPVMLNRMQNNIIDY; the protein is encoded by the coding sequence ATGCAATGTTCACTTTCAAATCATGAACAAATTTTACAGCTTCTTAAAGAGCTGAATAATCAAATTAGCCCTAAATTTGAACGATGTACAGGCATTAGCGCATCACGCTATGAATTGCTACACCAGCTTTATAAAACAGAAGAAATTAATCAATCTACCCTCCAAAAAGCAGTTAATATAGACAGTGGTGCCATTACTCGTCATTTAAAACAACTTGAGGCAAGCGGTATGGTGACAAGACGACGAAACCCCACCGATAATCGTGTAATATTTGTTCGACTGACTGATGAAGGTCGTAAACAAATTGTCGGTTACAAAAAAGAAAAGGTTCGTTTCGTTAACCAAATGCTTCATGATTTTAATCAAGAAGAATTAGAATCCTTACCTGTCATGCTAAATCGCATGCAAAACAACATTATCGATTATTGA
- a CDS encoding ABC transporter permease, translated as MKKIGPILLGFVLLIGVWQVVTIIGDHDAALFPPPLAVFTALLDTIKDGSIFEHIQISLFRFFSGYLLAVVVAVIVGLVVGRLVKVWAVLDPIVQILRPVSPIAWSPFIVLWFGIGNMPAIVIIFIAAFFPVLLSTVTAVKKVDATYLRIAANFEMSQFNLLRKIVFPAAFPMIANGLHMALGSAWIFLVAGEMVGAQSGLGFLIVDARNSLSLDLVMAAIIVIGVLGLLLDKVIRYFEGWVSKIWGGQGA; from the coding sequence ATGAAAAAAATAGGACCAATTTTACTTGGATTTGTGTTATTAATAGGCGTTTGGCAAGTAGTAACGATTATTGGTGATCATGATGCAGCATTATTTCCTCCACCATTAGCTGTTTTTACGGCATTACTGGATACTATCAAAGATGGCTCCATATTCGAGCATATACAAATTAGTTTGTTTCGCTTTTTTAGCGGTTATTTGTTAGCGGTTGTTGTCGCTGTAATTGTCGGATTAGTTGTCGGGAGATTGGTGAAAGTTTGGGCTGTGCTAGATCCGATTGTACAAATTTTACGTCCTGTATCACCGATTGCTTGGTCACCTTTTATCGTACTATGGTTTGGCATTGGCAATATGCCAGCCATTGTCATAATATTTATTGCAGCCTTTTTCCCCGTGTTATTATCCACAGTGACTGCAGTGAAAAAAGTTGATGCTACTTATTTACGAATTGCGGCCAATTTTGAAATGTCGCAGTTTAACCTATTGCGTAAAATTGTTTTTCCAGCTGCTTTTCCTATGATTGCAAACGGGTTGCATATGGCATTAGGAAGTGCCTGGATATTCTTAGTTGCTGGAGAAATGGTAGGGGCGCAATCAGGATTAGGCTTTTTAATAGTCGATGCTAGAAATTCACTTAGTTTAGATTTAGTTATGGCGGCCATTATTGTTATTGGCGTACTTGGTCTGTTGCTCGACAAGGTCATTCGCTATTTTGAAGGCTGGGTTTCGAAAATTTGGGGCGGACAAGGGGCTTAG
- a CDS encoding winged helix-turn-helix transcriptional regulator: protein MKTRYDLPCNIAQTLNIIGDRWTLLILHELLIGQSNFNDIKLNLPGLSANLLSARLKSLEEAGLVASTLYSAHPPRYAYSLTESGKALESVFNAMILWGSEYLDPCYKEIVDAHSGDRVEIGYYSKNTGERSDTIQIRAIQNGANQ, encoded by the coding sequence ATGAAAACACGATATGACTTACCATGCAATATTGCACAAACATTGAACATTATCGGTGATCGTTGGACATTGCTCATCTTACATGAACTATTAATCGGTCAATCGAACTTTAATGACATTAAATTAAATTTACCAGGTCTTTCAGCAAATTTATTGTCTGCACGTTTAAAATCTTTAGAAGAAGCAGGTTTAGTTGCTTCCACTCTTTACTCTGCACATCCACCGCGTTATGCCTATTCATTAACTGAATCAGGAAAGGCATTAGAATCTGTATTTAATGCAATGATTTTATGGGGCAGCGAATATTTGGACCCTTGCTATAAAGAAATTGTTGATGCGCATTCAGGTGACCGAGTAGAAATTGGTTACTATTCAAAAAACACTGGTGAGCGTAGCGATACGATTCAAATACGTGCCATTCAAAACGGAGCTAACCAATAA
- a CDS encoding NAD-dependent epimerase/dehydratase family protein — protein MNVLVTGGYGFIGSAVARRFFEEGANIYIIDNLSTGHLRNIDFEHKSYLLNVEDEVCEHFFKEVAFDVVVHCAAQTSVQLSIQEPMKDILTNIVGLSQMLFYSSKYKVKHFVFASSAAVYGNSHYPPLEETDISEPVSMYGLNKSIGETYCEKWQRDYRLPTLIYRFANVFGPRQRMQGEAAVIPSMLKSSLEGRPFTIYGDGEQTRDFIYVDDIADAIYAGVEARLQGIYNVSTNEAWSLHQVILLLQHLNHPLEIQYAPAREGDIEHSFLNNEKLANAIGWKPKKTFAEGIELTIQALQKEKIVEI, from the coding sequence ATGAATGTATTAGTGACAGGTGGCTATGGGTTTATTGGTAGTGCCGTGGCGAGGCGTTTTTTTGAAGAAGGCGCCAATATTTATATAATTGATAATTTAAGTACAGGACATTTACGGAATATTGATTTCGAACATAAATCGTACTTATTAAATGTTGAAGATGAAGTATGTGAGCATTTCTTTAAGGAAGTAGCATTTGATGTAGTCGTTCATTGTGCGGCGCAAACGAGCGTTCAGCTCTCTATCCAAGAGCCAATGAAGGACATATTAACAAATATCGTGGGGCTAAGCCAAATGCTCTTTTATTCTTCTAAATACAAGGTGAAACATTTCGTGTTCGCATCTTCAGCAGCGGTTTATGGTAATAGTCACTATCCACCGTTAGAGGAAACAGATATTAGTGAGCCAGTTTCAATGTATGGGCTAAATAAAAGTATTGGTGAAACATATTGTGAAAAGTGGCAACGTGATTATCGTTTACCAACGCTCATCTATCGTTTTGCTAATGTTTTTGGTCCAAGACAACGTATGCAAGGGGAGGCGGCTGTTATCCCTAGTATGTTGAAAAGTAGTCTTGAAGGTAGACCTTTTACTATTTATGGCGACGGTGAACAGACGCGTGATTTCATCTACGTAGATGATATCGCAGATGCCATTTATGCTGGAGTAGAAGCTAGACTTCAAGGTATCTACAATGTTTCAACAAACGAAGCGTGGTCACTTCATCAAGTGATATTATTATTACAACATTTAAATCATCCATTAGAAATCCAATATGCCCCTGCAAGAGAAGGCGATATTGAGCATTCATTTTTAAATAATGAAAAGCTTGCTAATGCGATTGGCTGGAAGCCGAAAAAAACATTTGCAGAAGGCATCGAGCTTACTATACAGGCATTACAGAAAGAGAAAATTGTTGAAATTTAA
- a CDS encoding ABC transporter ATP-binding protein: MEMHDLIVSHDNTRNHLDGVSTSIQKGKITTIIGPNGCGKSTLLSVMSRNNMPKSGHVSLENKDLVHYKPKEFAKKLAIVYQQNDVPKDLTIEKLVSFGRLPHNTMLKRNHEEDEKAIDWALACTNLLEKRKNDLEALSGGERQRVWIAMALAQQSEILCLDEPTTYLDIYYQMELLELVKELNEEHGLTIVMVLHDINQAIRYSDHIILMKAGQIIAEGAPRDVITKEVIKEVYGVDAIFNEDEQLGLYMVPLGI; encoded by the coding sequence ATGGAAATGCACGACCTTATCGTCTCGCATGATAATACACGCAATCATTTAGATGGAGTCTCAACGAGCATTCAAAAGGGCAAAATTACAACGATAATCGGCCCGAATGGCTGTGGGAAATCAACATTACTAAGTGTGATGTCACGAAATAATATGCCGAAATCGGGGCATGTTTCTTTGGAAAATAAAGACTTAGTCCATTATAAGCCAAAAGAGTTTGCTAAAAAGCTAGCAATTGTTTATCAACAAAATGATGTCCCAAAAGATTTAACCATTGAAAAATTAGTGAGTTTTGGGCGCCTTCCGCATAATACAATGTTAAAACGTAATCATGAGGAAGATGAAAAAGCGATTGATTGGGCATTAGCATGTACAAACTTATTAGAAAAGCGAAAAAATGATTTAGAAGCGCTATCAGGCGGTGAACGACAACGAGTTTGGATCGCGATGGCATTAGCACAGCAGTCTGAAATTTTATGCTTAGACGAACCGACTACGTATTTAGATATTTATTATCAAATGGAGTTATTGGAGCTTGTAAAAGAATTGAACGAAGAACATGGTTTAACAATTGTTATGGTGCTTCATGATATTAACCAAGCAATTCGTTATAGTGATCATATTATTTTGATGAAAGCAGGACAAATTATAGCTGAGGGCGCACCGCGTGACGTCATCACAAAGGAAGTTATTAAAGAAGTCTATGGAGTTGACGCAATCTTCAATGAAGATGAACAGCTCGGTCTTTATATGGTGCCTCTTGGTATTTAA
- the srtB gene encoding class B sortase gives MKKWKSKLLTVLYLSIFLYSGFVLVKYVYTYYESSKSLKEVQTIYAETLATIQEEVVEEDISTTEIETKYTIRPQFHDLLAVNKRIVGWISVDNTKLNNPILHADNNEFYLNHNYKDRESRAGSVFMDYRNDALDISRNTILYGHAMKDGTMFGSLKNYLNQDYADAHRTIYLDTLYEGYDIEVFAAYETTIDFYYIETEFKTDEEFLQFIGEVQKRSTIDMNVDIGPDDKIITLSTCKDSVISDDHRFVVQGKLVKR, from the coding sequence ATGAAAAAATGGAAATCGAAGCTTTTAACAGTTTTATACTTGTCTATATTTTTATACTCTGGCTTTGTGCTAGTAAAGTACGTCTACACATACTATGAATCATCAAAATCTTTAAAAGAAGTGCAAACGATTTACGCTGAAACATTGGCGACGATTCAAGAAGAAGTAGTTGAGGAAGACATTTCAACTACTGAAATAGAAACCAAATATACGATTAGACCTCAATTTCATGATTTATTAGCTGTAAATAAGCGCATAGTTGGCTGGATTTCAGTAGATAATACAAAGCTCAACAATCCAATTTTACATGCGGATAACAATGAATTCTATTTAAACCATAATTATAAAGATCGGGAAAGTCGTGCAGGCAGTGTTTTTATGGATTATCGAAATGACGCACTTGATATTAGTCGTAATACCATTTTGTATGGTCATGCCATGAAAGATGGGACGATGTTTGGTAGTTTGAAAAATTACTTGAATCAGGATTATGCCGATGCACATCGTACAATTTATTTAGATACATTATATGAAGGGTATGATATTGAAGTATTCGCTGCATATGAGACAACGATTGATTTTTATTATATTGAAACAGAATTTAAAACAGACGAGGAATTTCTTCAGTTTATCGGAGAAGTTCAAAAGCGTTCTACAATTGATATGAATGTAGATATAGGACCAGATGATAAAATTATTACGCTTTCTACATGTAAAGATTCCGTAATTAGTGATGACCATCGATTTGTTGTACAAGGGAAATTAGTGAAACGTTAA